A section of the Piliocolobus tephrosceles isolate RC106 chromosome 14, ASM277652v3, whole genome shotgun sequence genome encodes:
- the BARHL1 gene encoding barH-like 1 homeobox protein — translation MEGSNGFGIDSILSHRAGSPALPKGDPLLGDCRSPLELSPRSESSSDCSSPASPGRDCLETGTPRPGGASGPGLDSHLQPGQLSAPAQSRTVTSSFLIRDILADCKPLAACAPYSSSGQPAAPEPGGRLAAKAGEDFRDKLDKSGSNASSDSEYKVKEEGDREISSSRDSPPVRLKKPRKARTAFTDHQLAQLERSFERQKYLSVQDRMELAASLNLTDTQVKTWYQNRRTKWKRQTAVGLELLAEAGNYSALQRMFPSPYFYPQSLVSNLDPGAALYLYRGPSAPPPALQRPLVPRILIHGLQGASEPPPPLPPLAGVLPRAAQPR, via the exons ATGGAAGGCTCCAATGGCTTTGGGATCGACTCCATTCTCTCCCACCGCGCGGGCAGCCCCGCCCTTCCCAAGGGGGACCCCTTGCTTGGGGACTGCCGTTCGCCCCTGGAGCTGAGTCCACGCTCAGAGAGCAGCAGCGACTGCTCTTCGCCAGCCTCTCCAGGAAGGGACTGTCTGGAGACGGGCACCCCACGGCCTGGTGGGGCATCCGGCCCAGGTTTGGACTCCCACCTGCAGCCCGGGCAGCTCTCAGCCCCGGCCCAGTCGCGCACCGTCACCTCCTCCTTTCTGATCAGGGACATCCTTGCCGACTGCAAACCACTCGCGGCCTGCGCACCCTACTCTAGCAGCGGGCAGCCGGCAGCCCCTGAGCCTGGGGGCCGCCTTGCGGCCAAGGCCGGGGAGGACTTTAGAGACAAGCTGGACAAAAGTGGCAGCAACGCCTCATCGGACTCTGAGTATAAAG TGAAGGAGGAGGGCGACCGCGAGATCTCCAGCTCCAGGGACAGTCCCCCGGTGCGCCTGAAAAAGCCACGAAAGGCACGCACGGCCTTCACCGACCATCAGCTGGCGCAGCTGGAGCGCAGCTTCGAGCGGCAGAAGTACCTGAGCGTGCAGGACCGCATGGAACTCGCCGCCTCGCTCAACCTCACCGACACGCAGGTCAAGACCTGGTACCAGAACCGCAG GACTAAATGGAAGCGACAGACAGCCGTCGGGTTGGAGCTGCTGGCGGAGGCAGGCAATTACTCAGCGCTCCAGCGGATGTTCCCGTCGCCTTATTTCTACCCGCAGAGTCTGGTTTCCAACCTGGACCCCGGCGCGGCGCTCTACCTGTACCGCGGCCCCAGCGCGCCGCCGCCCGCTCTCCAGAGACCTCTGGTGCCCCGCATCCTCATCCACGGACTCCAGGGCGCCAGCGAGCCGCCCCCGCCGCTGCCTCCGCTGGCCGGCGTCCTCCCACGCGCCGCGCAGCCTCGGTGA